The nucleotide sequence CTGCCTCGGCGACCTCCGATGAGCTGGCTCACGACCTCGCCGGTGCGCTGGACGCCGTGACGCGGCGCATCGGCCGTGCCACCGGGTCTCGCACGTCGCCCCTGATGACCCCCTCGACCGAGGCCACCCCATGAGCGGGCGGTTGCTGTGGGTCGCACGATTCACGTGGAACGTGCCGCGCAACGTTCTCATCGGCTTCATCCGCCTGTGGCGCGCCGTCCTCTCACCCTTGTACGGACCGACCTGTAAGTACTACCCGTCGTGTTCTGCCTACGGCCTGGACGCCGTCCGGGCGCACGGCGCCGTCCGAGGCACGGCGCTGACTCTCTGGCGGATCGCTCGCTGCAATCCGTGGAGCGACGGCGGGATCGATGATGTGCCGGTCGCGCGGTCTCGCCGGATCGCGTGGACGGCACCCTGGCCGTTGCGCCCTGGGTTGACCGACGCCGGGCTTCCCGAGGCCACCGAGGGGTCCGCCGGGACCGCGACGTGCGCCCACCCCCACGACCCCACGCCGCCTGCACGGCGTGCCGCCTGATCGGCAAGGAGCCCCATGGGACTGATCGACGCCATCCTGA is from Kineosporiaceae bacterium and encodes:
- the yidD gene encoding membrane protein insertion efficiency factor YidD, with amino-acid sequence MSGRLLWVARFTWNVPRNVLIGFIRLWRAVLSPLYGPTCKYYPSCSAYGLDAVRAHGAVRGTALTLWRIARCNPWSDGGIDDVPVARSRRIAWTAPWPLRPGLTDAGLPEATEGSAGTATCAHPHDPTPPARRAA